The Streptomyces sp. NBC_00510 genomic interval GTGGCGCCCCTTACCCGTGGTTCCGCGTGCCGGGGCGGCGGGCGGGCCTCAGATCACCGGGAGCTTGAAGAGCACCAGCAGCGCGATCAGCTGGATCGACGCCGCGCCCAGGGCCTTGGGCCACGGGAGGTCGTGGGACTTGGAGACCATGGAGGTCAGCAGGGCGGCGCAGCCGATCCAGGTGGCCCAGCCGAGGAACTGGACGAAGCTGTTGGCGCTGCCCAGGAAGACGGCGAAGACCAGTCGCGGGGCGTCGGTCAGCGAGGTGACGAGCATCGCCAGACCGATGGTGGGCGCCCAGGCGCCGTCGCCGCCGAGCTGGCGGGCGAGGGCGTTGGTGACGGCGCCGAGCATCAGGCCGCTCAGGATGACGGCGATGGCCGTGCACACCACCCAGGGGACGCTGTTGGAGAGGGTGGCGTCGAGCACGTCCTCGCGGGCGCTGTCGAAGCCGAAGACGGCGAGCAGCCCGTAGAGGAAGGTGACGATCAGGGCGGGGCCCCACACCTGGTAGTCGCGCATCTGCCAGAAGGTGGCGGACGGGCGCATGACGATCCCGCTCAGCAGCTGCTTCCAGCCGAGCCGGGGGCCGGCCGGGGGCGCCATGGTGTGGCCCGCGCGGTAGGTGGACACCTGGTCCGGGTGCTGCGGGGACTGCGCTTCGTAGGGGTCGTAGGTGTCGGGCGCGTCGCCGATGGAGAAGGCGCGG includes:
- a CDS encoding YIP1 family protein yields the protein MQHPHQQYGGYPQQNTSPGGQQPHHGFTPAADGEPEYFGSAAPAPSYDNNPGHTRAFSIGDAPDTYDPYEAQSPQHPDQVSTYRAGHTMAPPAGPRLGWKQLLSGIVMRPSATFWQMRDYQVWGPALIVTFLYGLLAVFGFDSAREDVLDATLSNSVPWVVCTAIAVILSGLMLGAVTNALARQLGGDGAWAPTIGLAMLVTSLTDAPRLVFAVFLGSANSFVQFLGWATWIGCAALLTSMVSKSHDLPWPKALGAASIQLIALLVLFKLPVI